The region TGCAATACTTTCGAGCGACACAACAAgatcgaatttttaattttagcgaacattttttgtttctaattttagcgaatattttctgttttttattttctgtttctaATTTTAGCAAATATTAAATTGTTGTCTAGAAggaatatttaaattatgtataagatatatttgaatttttatacaaaataaattatattgttGCTTTTTCTATATAAATTGTTGTTGAAAGTTTCAGTCAAGTTATTGTATAATAGTATATATAGTGTTGCATAGAGAACAACACAAATTGTtgcttcataaaaaaaaactgttGCCTAAAGTGCAATATAAAACTGCTACAAAAGATGTTTGAAACTGTTGTTTAAAGTTTTAATCAAACCATTGCAAATAGTATATATAAGTGTTGCATAAAGTACTATATAAACCGTtgctttataaaaaaaattattgcctAAACTACGTTATTCAACTGTTGCAGAAGATGTTTAAAACCGCTGCCTTTAATATTAATTGCAACGGTTTTATTTCTATTACTATAGATTTAAAAACCTGTTGCAATAGTTATCAAAACCTATTGCAGCGGCCGCAAATGTAGCTGATTTAAAACCGTTGCAATAGACTTACGGCAACGGTTTTTGTACATTAAGCAATAGTTATCCACTGTTCCCaaaagtgacttatgtggtagtgaaAGGaaatatcataattaaaaatgatgaaTTAATTACTGTGTGACGATGCCTATATCTTTGTGATGCAATTTTTGCATTATATTGAATTCCAACTTAGCCAGCTTTAATAAAGGTTCAATATGTGAGTGTTCTTGCTGGTAGAAAGAGATGTAATGCCACGACTCTTTTCTCGGCAATCCTTTCCGAACCGGCCACCGTAAAGCATGGCTAACTTGGTCAGCAAGAGGTTCACTCAACTGGGTTGCTTTAAGATGTGTTGTAGTAAATTCAAGAGCCTCATCtagaatttaactaaaaaattaaaatttcaatttttaaaatttatttttgacacaagtataaattaaaattatatttttatgagattCACAGACTTATTAAATCCTGTTTAAATGTTTTACTCCTtacatttaattgtttttaaattttttcattttaaaactataaaatgaaaaacaaatgttgaaaaactaaattgaagTGATTAAggcattaaattttataataatataatttttatttatattaaaaatataaattgatatattaaattaaactttaattttttaaataaatcttttGACTTATGGAAGGGCCATAACGTTAAtggaaataaaaacaaacgatcatatcgtttgatttttatataAGAAAGTGAATTGTGAACTGAAGGTTGCTGAAAACAATTTTATTGGTAAGAAATTTTGTATGGTAAtaagataaaatacaattaccAACTGAAACGTTATAGCCTTGTTGCCTCAGTAACCGAAAACGAAGTGCGACGGTATGAAGTTCAAGTTCATTATCATCATTACAGTTATCACAAGTACGATGAACTCCATCTAACACTTGCTCGATTTCATCTTCGAAATTGTAGGCGAGCGGatgaaatttttttagttacAGATATTAATGGGAACAGTTATTCCATATATTTGGATATTGAAAATCAAGTCGTTGGATTGCATCTATCAACTTCAGTTTTCCTGAAGGTTTTTCAGCATCACAAGTAAACATTCTTGCAACTTCTTCTTTTAGAACTTTTGCTTGTTCCGACCAAAGGCTCACGGCCTATGTAGATCCCATAAATAAAGTTATGTATATGCAAAAATATAACTTCTATTATACATATCAAATAGAAATGGAAATGACAAATACCTTATCATCCATTACAGTTTTGATGAAGTAGTCACCCCAAACAGATGGATGGAATTGCGCCGTTCGCCGGACTTGAGCTCTCTGTGGTGTAGCTTCAACATTAGCGGCCATGCTTTTGTTTGGAAGAAGGAGAAAATGAAGACGAAGAGCGAAGAATAAGTACAACAAGAGCTCTATTTTAGAGTTATTTATGGAGGTAATTACTTGAAATCCTTAAACATATTACACTAGCTGATTGCAgctgttttaaaaatatatttaaaatatttttaattcaatagTATAATTCTATACATTAAATTATTCTTCCATTAGATTATATATTCACGTTAGGTAGGAAAAACATTATTGTCATATGTCATAGtaattgttctttttatttgatcATAATTTACTACCACCTGTACTGTTTTTTCTTTTCAGCATCATCTAGATTTCTAAATTTGACATAATAAAAGAATCATAAATAGCAATGAGTATATCTTAATGATGTGTATTTGATATCTACTACTAACATATCATATAGCCAAAATAGTACATATCAACGTAGCGGATATTTTGTCCTAatttataagaataaatataaatataaccctattaattaataaatgtattctaaattgatttataaagtcatttattaaaaagggatatcttttaaaaaataatactaaagtcatattgaaattttaaatggacaactaactaaaaacaaatatattttgttaaatggACAACCAAATAAAAACAGAGGGAGTAGAAAACAACCTTTCAGcgacaaatttatttattgctaaaaggatgaaacttGTCGCTAAACCAGTCTAGCGACGGATTGCCAACATATTGCATCCATCACTAAATGCCTTGTCGTTAAACGGTTAGCGACCGAAAAAATATATGTCGTTAAATTACCGATTACTGACATATTTATATCTGTCGCTAATTTAGCGACATGCAATATATTCATTTTTAGAAAGAATTCGATTATTTTGCAACGGATTACAaacggattaccgacggaagAAAGCGATGGATTAGCGacgaaatttttttttaactttaaaaaaaaaatatgaaaactattcattttaaatattatttagtatCATTTTCAATGATTTCGTTTAACATTTTTGAGATTTTCGAAAACTTCTCAATAGGACACCCATTCTATCATTGCTTCCACTCAAGATTTTTTGACCATGAAGTTACCCCACAACTGAACTCCCATCTTAATTAACTAACTCAGATTCTTGTTATGTATTTACACTATTAGAAATCCTAAGTTTATCGATGGATTTTAGTGCTATTTTACCGACAAATTTACCGACGGATGGAGAATGCGTCGATCCGCCAACTCCCGCCAAATATTTGGCGGGACAAAATCCATGGAATTAGCTACGGATTTGCAATTCTCGTGGAGGCCGACAATGTAAAGGTCTCGATGATGAGGGAGACAAAGGCCGCAAGGTGGGCGACTGATAAGTTAATTCTATAAAgaaatagggttaattccatataaaattaccacttttacaaaaaaaaatgacaccaaatattatttggtgtcaatttattttattaagttcttcattaaatcattaattaaagactcaaattataaattgacacCAACTATTTTTATTGATAACTTGTGGAATGGTGGCGACGTTCTGATCCGGTGGGAGCTCCACGATCGTACTTGAAAGACACAACACAACCGTAAGAAGGATGtcggaaggggattccggcaaaccattCCGACGGTCTAGTCAGTCGATGTtctagtgagagaaagaataagaagtgaaagagagttaagagttgagagaaaaagagaattaaccttttcaCCTACTTTTCTTTAGTCTTTTATACTATGCCTTTGTTTCTCTTTGTTTAGGCCGACAGGTCTTACCTCATTCTCTTTTTGTCTGTGCAGAAGTTGTCTAgaatgtcagggtacgttctGACAGATTTTTTCAGGGTGTTCAGAGTGGTTGTGCTCGGTGCATCCGAGATGTGACTAATTCGGTGAGTCCGATATAGTCCTTCACCCTGATCTTTATGTGATTTGGCTTACTTCGGATTTACCTTGACTGCTCGATTAGATGTGTCTCGTGAGTCCGATTTAGGCCTTCGTCCTGATCTTTATGTGATTTGGCTTGCTTCAGATTTACCTTGACTGCTCGATTAGATGTGTCTCGGTTTGGTATTTCTGTCGTGGTTCGGTTTTATTTGTGGACTGTCTCTTGTTGAGACTGGTCTATTTGTCTTGTTATCAATTATCTTTCAGTTTgagtatgtaggattagtaatttttagacagaaaaaatacaccaaatttttttttgatgatagatttgaaacaaaataaaaggtcGTTCTTTtaatgccaacttttaaaagtcgtgattttttttataaaattaaccctaatcaATTAGTCTATAATTTAGCTACTAATTAATAGATTAATTGATTCTAATATATCCACATTCATAAATGTTTTAACAACAAGTAAGTAGTAtaggttttttgtttttatttagtaGTTAAATTAggatttcataaaaatttaaacaataaattaacctcgattttattcccaccgaataaaatcataaattagtTAGAAAGTTTCCATCCCGTGTGTTCAATCGCTTGAATGACATGGGATTGTACAATTtgtacagttcgtaaaactgGTGCTTCCGTAATTCGATCACGAAAAACATATATGCGTAGttgcggtagaaaaatatttggttattttctaatgtttgttctccgggtggctatTTAGTATATGCTTTGTAACGCCTGTTccttataaaatatataattagcgttactcGGCATATATTATAAAGCACACTTAAGAAAAACGACGCTGGAAGactaccaaatatttttctccaATCATACGCATATATCGTGGTCGAGTTACTGGGCGCCAGCTTTGCAAATGGGATAGGACCCTACCTTTAAAGAAATCAATTATATTGTATTTTCTATCGTCGAGTGAAAAAAATCCCCCTCCTTTAAACATATTTCTTATTCGGACTTATATGCTAAGTAATAATACGTTTTCTATTTGGACTCTATAAGGCATTTTTCCATACTTATTATTAAAGGACTTGAGGTATGCCTATGCACAAATTGAATTACAATTAATACTCTTAACCTCAATACTGACTTAAGCATTAAAATGCGCATCGAACAACTACCGTCTGATCATCAATCTAACATTATTTTGCATATCTGCATTCTTTGAGAAGACATACTCCATCATTTTGCATTATACAAGAAGCTTGGTTACAAAATATTCCTATCAATACTCTACACAACAACAATCGCATGTTTTTAAAACATCAGACCAAAAAAATTATGCGTCCCCACTGCCCACCACTAGTAAAGTAAACAATATCGCCAGTAAGTTAAACTTTATCATGATATTGCAGCTTACTACTAGGAGTTTAGTCTTAACATTgccaattttttattataaatgtagAGAGTTTATTGATATCGAGAAAAGAAAACGGCGTAGACAATCTCGCCTAAATCCAAATGACTTGGAAATGTTGATGAATGAAAAGTTTCACGTTTGGTTTCAAAGCAAGGTTAGTACAATAATCTGATTGTGTTTGTAGTTTTAACATTTAGAGTTTACccttattgtatttttataattttataggtTATAGGTCTGGAACGTGACTCGACTATCTCTGCTGACATTGTGGCCCTAGGTAGGGGTCCTAACAAGGTAGCAAGAAGATTTTCTAGTTTCATTATCAATGGAATTAGATTTCATACCAAGACCCGTGAAGAGCAAAGATTGACCCAAAATAGCGGTGTAGTTAACAAATCTGAAGGAGGGGGTGTGGAATACTTTGGAAAACTAAGAGATATTGTTGAACTAAATTACTATGGGAGTTTCAAGGTTGTATTATTTAAATGTGATTGGATTGATGTGCACCATAGTGCTGGAATGAAAAAAGATGAATTTGGGTATACATTAGTTAACTTCTCTCGGTTAATTCATACGGGTGACAATGTAGCTGATGATCCATATATTTTCTCCTCTCAAGCTGATCAAGTGTTCTATGTGGAAGATCCAAGTGATCAAAATTGGCATGTGGCTATTAAAATTAAACCTAGAGATGCATTTGATATGGGTCACACGGAAGGAGATGATGATTCTTTTACTTCCTTTAGTAGGCAGATACTATGTGAACAAATGCAACCTGCTTGGGCTAGGGTTAATGTAAACAATGACGACGCTTAGCATTTTCTatgcttttatatttttatagctACCATTCTGTTTTTATGAGGTTAATTTGAAAATGGATGTCTGTTACTGAAAGCATTTTCTATGCTTTCATATTTTTATAGCTACTGCTGCTCTGTTTTTATGAGGTTATTTTCATGAGTTGTAATCTGTTTTTATGAGGTTATTTTCATGAGTTGTAATATGTTTTTATGAGGTTATTTTCATGAGTTGTAATCTGTTTTTTGCACATCGCAACAGGTAATTAGTCATTTTTGCACATTGTTCACTTTATTCTTAGTTAAAAGAAGCTTAATTATTTGTATGATTATAGTATTGCACTCAATTGATTGATGATCAGTATTTCTTGTAAAATGTAGGGTTACAAATGGCGTCAAAGTCTCGTAGCTTGCATAACTTAAGGATTGTAACAGATAGTTCATATTCTGAAGCCTCGATTCAACAAGTGAATAATTAAAATGGAAGCAATGCATCTTCGCAATCACAACCAGTTGAACCAGAGAGTTGTCAACCTATTGTTGATACTTGCACAGAAATGATAGGTAGTATGTAAATTCTTACGTACTTTTCAACTATATTTTATTACGTAGTACAAagtaagttaattaaattacttGCAGACAATGATGGAAGGAGATTTAAAAAGAGAGGGAGAACAACAATGTCTTCAGTATGGAATATGGAAAAGGATGAAAAGATATATGTAGAAGTAGATGAATTTGGAGTTCCATGTTCGAGAGaaggtgcaacacttggatCCTTCTTAGGGACTATTGCAGTGAATGGGAAATACGCACCATTAGATATGCCTAGATGGGATAGCAAAGATTACAAATCATTTCGTGACGATATTTTAACTTTGGTGCAGGTATAGAaacttttacatttttaatttgtataattatttaaCTTTAAACTA is a window of Mercurialis annua linkage group LG2, ddMerAnnu1.2, whole genome shotgun sequence DNA encoding:
- the LOC126670470 gene encoding probable terpene synthase 3, with translation MAANVEATPQRAQVRRTAQFHPSVWGDYFIKTVMDDKAVSLWSEQAKVLKEEVARMFTCDAEKPSGKLKLIDAIQRLDFQYPNIWNNCSH